The following is a genomic window from Pseudomonas promysalinigenes.
GTAGAGCTCCATTAGCTCACCGCGTATTTTGACTACCTCTTGCTCCGCATTCATTTAGCTTTAGGCTTTGCATTGGCCAGGGCAAGGCTCAGCAGCATCCGGTAGTTGGAGTTGTCAAGGCCTTCTAGGCCGACAAACGAGAGGCCTGGAAAATGGCGGGAAAAGATCTCGGACACATCTGGCGCGCTCAAGTCGTCGTGAGCGGCGAGCTCCCTTGCCAGATCCTCCAGTTGAGCTTGAGTAGGATTCCAGCCAATCGGCATGAGGGTGCTCTGGATGTATCCTTTGAGGGAAGTTAGCGGGTCTGTAGTCATTTTCTATTTTCCTTTGCGTTCGCTATCGCCATAGCGAGCAGTGTCCTTAGGGATGAATTGTCTATACCTGAGTAGCTGGCTTCACCAACGTGCCGGCAATTAGCCTGCACCGCTCGCTCCCAGTCCTCTTTGGTTGGGTTGCGGCCACTTTCTTGGATGCGCGCAATCGCAAGTTTTATGCTGGCCAGCTGCGACGGAGTAGGCTCCGCAGGTGGAAGCCCGAACAGCATTCTTAACGAGTGGGAGAGATCGTCATCTTGACTCATGAGGTTATCCTTCAAATGTTCACTCGCCCTAGGGTCTGACTCAAAAATCTTGAGGCGAAGATCAGGCAAGGCACAAACAGCCGAGGCACGGTCGGAGTGGCGCTCGACTTCACGGATTGAAATGAGCATTCCGAGGCTGCTTTCAGCGCAGCATCACCGAGTCTCAAGGCTTTTCGTATAGAGCATGGCAAGGACTCAGTACTGAGCAGCAGGCAAGCTCAGCTGCCAGGATCGGCTTTGAGGGTGTCATTATGATGGCTCGGCAAACCGAATCAACGTTTTTTTGAGCAAAGAAGTGGACGAAAGGCCCGGAATAGAAGCTTTGCAAGCAATGCCAGCGATTCACCCCATTCCGACACTCGATCAGCTCTGCAGGGCGCTTTGAACTGTGGGAATCAGAAGGAGCTCGGTATCCCTGGATCATTTATTGCTGATCCAGGGTGATGGCCATCGGGCCACGGTGTTCGGGCTATGTGAGCTCCCAGTAACCTTCGTCTCGCTTAATGATGCCCGCCCGCTGATCAGGCTTGTGCCGGTGCCTGACGACGTAGAACAAGTCTCGGAACACCTTTGATACCGTGGCGATGTAGCTGTGGCCTAAGCCAAACATGTCCCTGCCCGCAGCAGACACGTCTACAGTGGCCAAGGAATTCATGACCAGTGGGGGGCGGGCGTCCCCAGCCCGGGAGTAGCTGTGAACGAATCTAGATGCCGCAATCGCTCTATCATGCCGGGAGGCGTAGAGCGTTACTTGCTCAAAGGTCTCAAAGGCCTGTCCAAATTGTTTGAACCGGCTGGTATCCACGTCTGGCGCCGCTAGAATGACCTGGTGGATGGGTGTAGTGCCAGGCTCGTGCTTCCAGCTTTCTAGAACCGACAGGAGCGCTCGGTTACCCATGCTGTGTGCGACGATATGCAGAGCTGACAACCCAAGCTGCTCTGTCACATGCGTCAAATACTGCCTGAGATTGCCTGCTGACCAATCTACCGTCGCTTCATCAGTGGGGTAGCCGCCCGGCGTTCCCAGTGATGCCCACGAGAAGCACAGCATCAGGCCTGGGAATTTTAGGTCGTGACAGAGTTGCGCCGCACGCCAGAGCGCGGCATCGAAGCCGACGTTATACCCGTGGATGAAAAGGAGGCCTTCTTTCTTGGAGGGATCTTGACCTATACCCTGTTGGCTCAGGTAATCCTTGGCGCTTGTGAACCATGCGTCCAACGCCAGGAGCTCATTGCTGTGGATGACGATGTGTTTGTTGGGATTGCCCTTGGTCTGGGTAGGCCACAACCATGGTCGTTCAAGCTTGCCCTCACGGTGGATATGAGGGACAGAGACCTCAGCGACGCCGTAGGCGATTGTGCCATCGCCTCTGAAGCCACCAAATTTCACGGTACGGCCAGGCTCCTGCAGACGATCCGTCCCGTAATAGATTGGATAGGTCGTGTAAATCTGTTGCGCAGGTTCCCGGCGGTAGGAAATTGAGGCGCTGTAGTCGTACAACGAGTCGTCTTTTACCCCTCTGGAGGTCATCCCACGTTCCTGGGGCGGGTGAAGCTCCTGTGGAATATTGACAGCTTCCTCCAGAGCCCTCTTGTACTCAGTATTTCTGACTGCTGACGAAATACTGGCTGCGCTGGGCAGCCGGGCGCTCAGAAATGCCTCTACATCAGCGGCACTTCGTCCAATGCTGATGTCATCAACCCTTTTCAGGAGGCCTTCAAAGGTGTTCTGTGCGTATCGTCCAGTGATACGGGCCCGGAGCACCTCAACCAGGGTGTCAGATGGGCTGTTCCTCCAGCAGAGAAACAGCGCACTTGAGCTGATCACCCGATAGCGGGAAGACCCAGCAATTGCGTTTATTCGAAGGATGGCAAGTGCAATCTTGAGCTCGTGTAAAGTCCGTTTTGGCTGTTCCATGATCCAAGCCTTGGTGAGCGAAGCGGTCACTGTAAAGCGCAATTCTCACTGTTGGCAACCTTGCTCCAGACCTGCCTGACGCTAGTCTTGCCCGTCATGCAGTAGCATGAAGATCGCTCCAGAAACGATAGCGGATCTGCGCAGAGGACACGCCAAACACCTCAAGGCGGGCTATTTTTTCCTCTATGTCATCATCAGGCAACACTGCAATTGTCCAGGGTACTGACCTGCCTTTCAGCGCACCCACCACGGCAGCAAAGTAAGGGCCATCCACAGGATCAAGAGAATGGCCGAGTACCACGACCTGCTGGATATCGCTCAAGCTTGCGAAAAAATTGGCATTGCGTTCGATGATTTCTCTCGAAGGCTTAAAGGTCGCAGAAAAATAGTCGTCCAAGGACTGCATGGCTTCAATAATGCGGTGATCTGAGTCTTCATGATCAACTGCCTTGAATAGAGAAGTCCGATCGTCTGGGCCCCAGCCATGACCCAGGATGAGGTCAGAGTCATCATCTGCCGATTCGCCATGGATGTGTAAAATGTTGGAGCCAGGCACGCGATAGACGCTACTCAATGTACCTGTGTAATTGAAGGTCAGGTAGGTTGCATGGATGTCCAGCTCTGCTAGGCGATTCTGCGCACTGAGTGCATCTGGAATCTCGATAGTCCTGACCCATTGGGCGAAGAGTGTTTGGAGCGTTCCCGACAATCCCTGGGCCACTCGGTCGACTTCGTATTGAAAGTCGTGATTACCCGCGTCGCTCCAGTTCTCGTCAGCGTACGATCCCATGAAATGTTCGAGGCTGTTGATGATGTGGTCGGTGTCTAGGTCAGCCAGGGCCGCCTCCAGGTCGGCCCAATGCTCCCCCCGCTGGCACGTAGTCCTCCATCCAGTCGTAGACGTCACGGTCATGTGACTTCACATAGGCTTTGAAATGCCTGTATCCGGTAGGCATGCGGTGGTTCAAATCGAAGCCGTTCCCGATGATGTAAAGAGTCTGGGGGAGGGTGGGTAACTCGACGGTCATGGCGTGTACTCCAACATCCTATTGGTGTATCGAAGATGTCGGGCTCCGTGCTGCGAGCCCGAACTGTGCTTTCAGGGGTAAATTGACTGAGTTACTTGAACTTGCCGCGTATCCAGCCCAGTACTCGAATCAAAACGGTAAGCCTGCGATAGAAACTATCCGCATCGACCAAGAAACCCAGTTTCTTACGCAGCTGGGCCATCTCCATCGCCACGACCGTTTGCGCATCGGTGCCAGCCAGGCCTGCCGCAACCATATCCTGGTTAACCTGTTGAAGCCGGCGGTACCAGCCAATATCGATCGTATGGCGCTCGAAGAAGCGGTTGTTGAGCATACGGTGTTTCCCGAGAAGGAACAGGTAAGCGCCAAGGCCTGCCAGAAAGACCTGCAACATGCTAATTCCAACGCCTTGGGCGTTCAGAAACTGCGCGATCTGTGGTGTTCGCCAGCAGCCGAGCGCGAACAGCACGGGCCAGAGGGCAATGGCGAATAGAGCTTCGTTCGTGCATGGGAAGCGTGTCAGTTCAGTGGGGATAAAGCGGAGACGGGTCATAGCAACTCCTGTTGGAAGGCTGTCCAGGCACGAGAGGCCTGGACTCACTCAAGCTTCCAGTGGCGCCTAGGTTCGTTGCAACTCAAGTCGATGCATTCCCGATTACCTGGCTGAGTGAAGTCAGGAGAGCGGATGAGTAATGGTCGTTACGGTTGTTAGGACGTGCGCTGTTCATACGATATGCTTGCGATATACCAGGTTGCTTCGCCTGTAGGCGTCTGCACCACCACCTCATCGCCTTCTTCTTTTTTCAAAAGCGCACGAGCCATGGGGGAGTCAATTGAGATGTAGTCATTTCGCCCATAGATCTCATCGTAGCCGACAACCCTGAATCGTTTGCTCTCACCGCCCTCATTTTCGATTTCGACCCAGGCGCCAAAAAATACTTTTCCTTCTTGCTCCGGGGAGTAGTCAACGACGCGAATATCCTCAAGCCGCTTTCTCAGATAGCGAATGCGTCGATCAATTTCGCGCAGCAATTTTTTATTGTACTGATAATCAGCGTTCTCGCTCCGATCGCCAAGAGAGGCGGCCCAAGTCACCTTTTGAGTGATCTCGGGGCGATAGGTGTGCCAGAGATGGTCAAGCTCTGCCTTCAGGGCGTTATGGCCTGCGCGGGTGATGATGTTGGTGGCCAATCTCGGCTCCTATGGTTAATCGGGGCGCCGAGCGCTCCTCTATCGGACGCTCGACAACTGCATGATGATGGTGACCTCTGTACTCATTCAGCTGAGAGCATTGAGCCACCATTTATCCTCCGTACGAGCCTATCATGCTGAAGAGGACAGAGTGCGATGAGCAAAGGTGGCTCTTCACGCAGTGCTCATGATCGATCTCTAACTCGGTGGCGAGGGGGGAGGTCAACTGCACCACAGTCAATGGCGCAGTCTTGGGGGGCAAGCTGGGAAACTCGCAAGCGCGGCGGGGCGGAAGGCTAGAGATGCTTCAAGGCCTTATCAATCGCATTCATCGTACCTGGTCGGAAGAGCTCCTCGTTGTTTGGCCCGCAGACCTCGCCTCGTGGCCCCCGCGTGAGTGAGCGCTTGGTGAAAAAGGCTTCAGAACTGATGTATTCCAACGCTCGTCGCTCTCCAGGTAGTAGCTTGAACTGTGCTGCCGGCTGTTGCCTTAGGTCGATTTCAAACACACGATCACTTGGCAGCACCTCTTTGATTATCCGTTGTGCTGCCTTGAGCTCCGCCAGCAGCATCTTGGCCAAGAGCTTCGTTTCCCCCGCTGGTAGCGCTTCAATCCAGCCGTACGGGCCGGTAGCTTTGGGCTCTTTAGGCCCTACTTTGGGTGCAAACGAGTCGATCAATGCGCGGTAGTTGGCTCCGCTGGCATTATGCAAGCTCTGTGTTGCCGGGACGCCGTATGCCTTGCCAACGCGAGAAATCATCGCGTAGCTGAAATCGGTGCTGCCGCGCTCGCGTTGCTCCTTGCATGCCATGTAAACAGCATCGAGCGTTTTGTGCGTGCGGGGTTTGCTGGTGGCTTTAAGCTCTGCCAAGAGCTCTTCGGGAGTCATCAGGCATACTCCTCATGCGATTGCAGAACTACCGATTTGTCCACCTGCTCGAACGTATATTCGATCACACCCGCGTCTTGGGTATTGCGTGCTCGTTGAGCGCTATCATTTTCGAGAGCGTAGGTGAGCACCGCGCTGGCTTTCTCCCCCTTCAGTAGCATTTCGAAGGATTGCGTGGTGAGCCTTTGGTTTTCTGGAAGATCGCGCATCAGCAATCGTCCATCTACAACTGCGTCCAGGTTGTCCCATGATCCCAGGCGTGAAAGCAGGAACTGGGTAGCCTGATTGCCGATGACCAATTGCTGCCGCTTGTCCAGCCGGAAGAATGTCGGCTGAAGCTCGTTCAGTTGCAGAAGTCGATCCAAGTGCTGAGAGCGTGTCGTGAGCGCCAGGTCGGCTTTGGCTGAGACGTAGATCTGAGCATTTTCGCAGACCTCGCTCAACTGTTGGAAAAAGGATGTTTCCTCAAAGGCAAAAATTACCTCATGTTCTTCTTGAATGATAAGTTGAGTGGCGTTCGAAGCATGGTCGTTGTCAACCTGTTCGTTGAGGGCGGCTTGGCACTGTTCCACTAGTCGCTTGATTCCATTCATGTCCGACAGATACATGTCCGCCGTCCGGGAAGCAGTGGAAATTTGTCCATAGTTGCCATTGATCTGAGATTCAAGTTCATCTAGCTCTGTGGTATCGTAAGTCCCACCCGCATTTTCAATGTCACTCTGCTCTTCCCTGCATTTTTTGGCGCGCTGCTCCAAATCGTAGTTGAGCTCTTCCATATCATGGATGTGGTCAAACTGGAACTTTGCCGCAAGCGAGATCTCATTGCTCAGAGATAGCAGGCCGCCCAAGAAAACTGGCCCAGTAATGAAATGTCTACAGCGAATGCAGTTCTCACTTCCAAGGTAGCCCGCAGGCACGTATGTCCACTTTCCGACTTCTGCCAAGAAGCCGTCATGGCAACGATCAGCAGCATAGGGACATAGTCCGTAATCTCTGAACAATGTACTGCCTGGCGCTAAACTTCCTACAAATCGAGTAATGGCTTCAGAATTGTTTGTGATCAATGCATGGCGCACCTGCTCGGTGCGACCCTGTTGGATTTTCTGCCAGTCCTCTTTAGCTTGGGAGGACAGAGCCCGCTTCTCTGCCTCCGTAAATTTCAGCCGCATCATTTTTTCATTGATTTTCACGTAGTACATAGTCATGACAACAGAGCTGTGGCCTACGATCTTAACGATCATTTCCATAGGAATACGCTCGTCCATAACATAGGCGGTAATCAGGCTGACCCTCATGGTGTGAGGAGTATAAATAGATGTGTAGGAAGTGACTCCGTTCGGGTTGCCGTTTAGTGTTGCCAGTTCGACACTTTGAGGCTGTGAGTTATAAAGAGCGATGGCGATACGATTGTGAAGCCTAGGGGAGAAGCTCCCGCTGCATTCTTCTGCTCCAAGCTCCCGGAATAGGAAGCAATTGCTCCCCTTGGCTAGAAGATCATTTTCTGAGTAGTTTGTATGACGGCACTCAATCCAAGGCATAGCCCTGTGTATTGGATTGTACTTTGTTTGCCATTCCCTTAACCGGATACACCACAAGCCGAGTGCTGCTGGCATCCAGGGGACGTTATAGGTTGGGCGCTTGCGTGAAGTTTTGTTAGTTGTGATATACATGCCAATTTCATCGTCTTCATATCTCTTGATGAATCCCTGTGGCTTGGGCTTACCCTTGATCCGGTTGGTGTTGTTAATCCATTCAATTTTACCATCACGAATGACAGGGATTTCTTGGTCACCCTCCCCGGAGTCAACGTAGGCAATCTGAAAACCGCGCAACGGGACTGAGGCAAGGGCGTAAGTATGCATCCAGGCGCCCGGGAACCAGATACGGCACTTTCCGTTGACGAACTTGTAGACGCAGTTAGGGTCGTCAGGATCAATCAGGTTCTCCTCGATTTCATACCAGTCAGCCTCAAACTCATGCAGGTGGGTGAGGTCTGAGAAACTCTGAGCAGTAGGGGGAATAATCCAGTCTCGCAACCCTGCTACGTGGTGGAACGCCAGGCAAGGTTTGACGGTTT
Proteins encoded in this region:
- the greB gene encoding transcription elongation factor GreB: MATNIITRAGHNALKAELDHLWHTYRPEITQKVTWAASLGDRSENADYQYNKKLLREIDRRIRYLRKRLEDIRVVDYSPEQEGKVFFGAWVEIENEGGESKRFRVVGYDEIYGRNDYISIDSPMARALLKKEEGDEVVVQTPTGEATWYIASISYEQRTS
- a CDS encoding alpha/beta hydrolase encodes the protein MEQPKRTLHELKIALAILRINAIAGSSRYRVISSSALFLCWRNSPSDTLVEVLRARITGRYAQNTFEGLLKRVDDISIGRSAADVEAFLSARLPSAASISSAVRNTEYKRALEEAVNIPQELHPPQERGMTSRGVKDDSLYDYSASISYRREPAQQIYTTYPIYYGTDRLQEPGRTVKFGGFRGDGTIAYGVAEVSVPHIHREGKLERPWLWPTQTKGNPNKHIVIHSNELLALDAWFTSAKDYLSQQGIGQDPSKKEGLLFIHGYNVGFDAALWRAAQLCHDLKFPGLMLCFSWASLGTPGGYPTDEATVDWSAGNLRQYLTHVTEQLGLSALHIVAHSMGNRALLSVLESWKHEPGTTPIHQVILAAPDVDTSRFKQFGQAFETFEQVTLYASRHDRAIAASRFVHSYSRAGDARPPLVMNSLATVDVSAAGRDMFGLGHSYIATVSKVFRDLFYVVRHRHKPDQRAGIIKRDEGYWELT
- the gmtZ gene encoding gamma-mobile-trio integrase GmtZ, translated to MAKKKNFYPTFEEAREACIRLKITTVADYKKRRTEDPRLPSAPHEYYPEEWRGHLHFIGQAEPETHTFEDAKCAVLKLGITSSAEYSKLYKRDFKLPSRPDQTYISDWKGWIDFLDKEQKYSDYYEARAIARSYHFRTASDYRDTCIDIDPRFYAAPQLAYKEWNGWNDYLGLGKEALLKYEDARDLVRNAGITTRAAYIKLRAENPRLPAGPESTYKKMWHGWLHFLGLARKPYEHYHEAQAAVRALGIATKGEYHACFSEDTRLPPSPDRTYSNWKDWEDFLAGQPKYPTIEEATAAVRKLGIDVKNDYLTRFSEDPMLPKRPDIFYQRAWPKTGWRAFLFGAFYPTMRAAAAAARGLGVVLITDYARLRHGDPKLPGAPHDVYKDYTTWADFILPEKCSTLEETKFAVKYLGIKDSKEYREKQPKHPCLPANPDRSFPHDWIDWFDLCDMIKPYSYEEVVVKLQPLGLNSALEYKAHIIETGDNRFPLAPDKVYDDAWINWTSFLGKTEPYTISTLRAPYEQWQPAIVKFLRSVRGASTKENYIVRYVRDFLAPRKIGRHPTDIFTSDRFNTDEFKFYITTLKETLQRKVVNALKEFSEHYISSNLSIECEDTRERIMIEGARDPFMVINPAIAPSFQPSETVKPCLAFHHVAGLRDWIIPPTAQSFSDLTHLHEFEADWYEIEENLIDPDDPNCVYKFVNGKCRIWFPGAWMHTYALASVPLRGFQIAYVDSGEGDQEIPVIRDGKIEWINNTNRIKGKPKPQGFIKRYEDDEIGMYITTNKTSRKRPTYNVPWMPAALGLWCIRLREWQTKYNPIHRAMPWIECRHTNYSENDLLAKGSNCFLFRELGAEECSGSFSPRLHNRIAIALYNSQPQSVELATLNGNPNGVTSYTSIYTPHTMRVSLITAYVMDERIPMEMIVKIVGHSSVVMTMYYVKINEKMMRLKFTEAEKRALSSQAKEDWQKIQQGRTEQVRHALITNNSEAITRFVGSLAPGSTLFRDYGLCPYAADRCHDGFLAEVGKWTYVPAGYLGSENCIRCRHFITGPVFLGGLLSLSNEISLAAKFQFDHIHDMEELNYDLEQRAKKCREEQSDIENAGGTYDTTELDELESQINGNYGQISTASRTADMYLSDMNGIKRLVEQCQAALNEQVDNDHASNATQLIIQEEHEVIFAFEETSFFQQLSEVCENAQIYVSAKADLALTTRSQHLDRLLQLNELQPTFFRLDKRQQLVIGNQATQFLLSRLGSWDNLDAVVDGRLLMRDLPENQRLTTQSFEMLLKGEKASAVLTYALENDSAQRARNTQDAGVIEYTFEQVDKSVVLQSHEEYA
- the gmtX gene encoding gamma-mobile-trio protein GmtX, which gives rise to MTPEELLAELKATSKPRTHKTLDAVYMACKEQRERGSTDFSYAMISRVGKAYGVPATQSLHNASGANYRALIDSFAPKVGPKEPKATGPYGWIEALPAGETKLLAKMLLAELKAAQRIIKEVLPSDRVFEIDLRQQPAAQFKLLPGERRALEYISSEAFFTKRSLTRGPRGEVCGPNNEELFRPGTMNAIDKALKHL